In the genome of Terriglobia bacterium, the window GTCGCGGCGCGGATTGCCGTATTTCACCCGAAAGCGGCCGTCCTGCGGCACGCGGCGCTCGGCGATGTCGAGCTCCGACATCACCTTGATGCGCGAAATGATGGTGCTGTGGTGGTCCTTGGCGATGGGCGCCATGGCCTGCATCAACACGCCGTCGATGCGGTACTTGATGGCCACCGAGTCGTCGCGCGATTCGATGTGGATGTCGGAGGCGCGGCGCTGCAGGGCGGTGAAGATGGTGGTGTCCACCAACCGGATGATGGGACTACTGTCGGCCTCGCCGGTCAGCTTCTCGATGGAGATGGTCTCTTCGCCGGCCTCGTCCTCGCGCACCACGTCCAGGGTGAAGCTCTCGCTGGCCTCTTCCAGGACGCGCTGCGACTGCTCGGTCTTCTTCAGGATGTCGCTGATCTGGGTGAGGGTGGAGACCTTCACCACGATGCGCTTGCCCAGCAGCAGCCCGATCTCGTCGATCATCATGAGCTGGCTGGGATCGGCGATGGCGATGGCCAGGCGTCCATCCTCCAACTCTTCCAGCGGCACGAAGTTGTAGCGGAACATCAGGTCCGCTTCGATCTTGCGGAACAGCTCCGGGTGCAGGCGGAAGCTGCGCAGGTCCTGGAACTCGCAGCGATAGCGCTGCGCCAGGTCGCGCGCTCGCGCTTCTTCGTCTTCGGGGGAGGAACCCAACGCGCCCAAGCCAGCGGGGGGCTGCGGCGGTCCCCCGACCCTACCCGCGCCGCCGAAAATCGGATTCTTACCTGCCATGAAGACGTTTACTCACTTCTAGAACGGCGCGAAGCCATTCTCTTGCTCGATCAATGAATGCCGGACGCTCCCAGGCTGAAGATGGGCATGTAGAGCGATATAAGCACGAATACGACTATGAGGCCCATGAAAATGAGGATGACGGGTTCGATCAGCGTCAGGGCCGCCGCCACCGAGGTGGAAACGTCCTCCTCGTAGAAGTCGGCCACCGAGTTCAACATGCTGGGCAGAGCGCCGGTGGACTCGCCCACCTCGATCATCTCGACCGCCAGGTTGGGAATGACCTTGGTCTCCTCCAAGCTGCGGGAGAGCGGCGCGCCTTCGCGCACCCGCTGCGCCGACTCCGTTATTCCATTGGCGACCAGGCGGCTCTGCATCGAAGCTCCGGCCGTCTGGAGCGCCGGGACCAGCGGCAGGCCTCCCGCCAGGAGCGTGGACAGCATGCGCGCGAACATCGCCACCTGGTACTTGAGCCAGATGGCGCCGACCAGCGGTAGCTTCAAGCGGAAACGGTCCATCGCTTCCGCGCCCCGTGCGCTGCGATTCCATCGCCAGAGTAAGAAAACCACAACCAAGATTCCAAGAAGGATGGCCGGAAACCACTTCTGGACGGTGACACCGACGGTCAACATGATCTGCGTGCTCGCCGGCAACTGCGCATTCAGCTGGCTGTACAGATTCGCGAATTGAGGCACCACGAAGGTGACCAGGAAGGTCAGCATCACCGTCACCAGAATAAGCAGCAGCGCCGGATACACCAGCGAAGCCAGCAACTTCTTGCGCACCGACATGGCCACTCGCTGGAAGGAGATGTAACGGCCGAGGACTTCGTCCAGGTTCCCGCTTTTCTCGCCCGCCAGCAGGGTCGTGGTGTAGATCTTGGGAAAGATGCCTTGCGCTTCGAAGGCCTGGGAGAGCGATTCGCCGCTGCGCAGGCGGTCACGCACGTCCTCCAGGAGTTCCCGGAAAAACCGGTTGCGCTGGCGCCGGTGGAGCAGCTCCAGGGCGGTCAGGATGGGCAGGCCCGCATGGATCAGGGTCAAGAACTGGGCATTGAAGATCAGGAACTCGTCCTCCCTGACCCGGTTGGCACCCAGCCGCAGCTCTCCGCCCGCAAACAGGCCACGTGGCTTGATGGAGTACACCAGGTAGCCCTGTTGGGAGTAGCGGTCACGAAGTTCGGCTTCCGAGTGGCTGTGCTCGACGTGCTCCAGCACCTGCCCCCGCTCATCGGCCATGCGGATCAGATATTCGGCCATGCGTTGTTTATCAGTCTATCACCGCAAATCAGCGGGTACCTTGCAGCTGCTATTGAGTAGGAATGTCCGCTCCCACCACCCACTGGCTAGCCCCCTAGTATTCCCCGACATCCTCTGCCTGGATGATCTCCACGCCCGGCGGGACGTGAAACTGGAACTTCGCATCCGGCAGCGCAACATCCTCCCGCTGGTTGGAGAAGCAGAACTCTGTGGTGGAGCCGTCCACTTCCTCGGCCACGATGCGGTGGATGCTGCCGTCCGGGCCCACTTCCAGCAGGACGCGGCGGACGCGGTCCGCCATCCCCCTGGGCACGCCCTGGAGGACGACGTCCCCGGCCTGTGCGGGCACGACGTCGGCCAGCGTCAGGCCCTCGAATTCCTTCTGCAGCCTGGTCTTACCCAGCAGGTAGCGAAGCGGAGAGCGCAAGTCGTCGAGCTTCTTCATGGGCGCCTGGCGCGCCTGGGGCTCACCCGGGACGTAGAAATAGGCCTTCTTTCCGTCGGTGACGAACAACTTCTCGCGCGGCTGGAGATAATCCCAGCGCATCTTGCCCGGCTTCTTGAGCGCCAACGTGCCCGACTCGGTTCGCTGCATGCCGGCGCCCTTGTAGGTCTCGGTGAAGTCGGTGGTCAGGGTGCTGAGGCGGTTGTATCGGCGATCGACGTTGTCGGCCACCCGCTGCACCTCGCCGGCGCGCGATCCGGCTGCGGTGACCCCAAGGAACACGAATAAGGCGAATGTCAGCTTCTTCAAGCCAGAGCCTTCCGGAGAAACCCGGATCCAGGAGATGCTCTGCTTCACTTGGATCCCGATTTCAAGAACTCGGGTGCTTCCTTCCCCGGTGGCAGCCCTCGAGTAATGAACGGGAGGGAATCCGGGTCCTGCACTTCCACCGGTCCTCCCGGCAACAACTTGAAGGGCTTTCCGAGCGGATCGGCCGGCATGCCCTTGAGGTAGCCCGAGGAGATCATTTCGAACCAACTGCCGGCCTGCTTGCCGGTGTTCTCGTGGTATTGGCGGAGCAGCGCTTCCAGATACGGCACCGCTTCGTCGACCTGCAAGGCGACAAGGTGTTTGACGGCGTTCTCTTTGATCATCTTGTCTTCAGTGGACTCGTAAATGTGCTGCCAGAGGAAGCGGGCAGTCCCGATCTCACCGCCGTGCTGGGCCATGATGGCGGCCATGATCTTCATCCACGGGTGCGCTCCCGGAACCTGCGTCCCGCGCTCAAAGGCTCGCGCCGCCGCGGTGTAGTCCTTACGCTCGATGTACTCGATGTAGCCCAAATTGTAGTAAAGCCTCCAGGATCTCGGATTTGCGCGAATCCCTTTTTCGACCAGGGCGACTGCGCGGTCGGGGTCGCCGGCGCCCTCGGGCGGCTTCTGAGCCAGGAACGTGGCGCCAAACTCGTAGGCGGGCACAAGCTGCGGATCGAGCGTCGTGGTGATGTCGAGCAGGGGATCGAGCAGCTTGTACTCCATGGATCTCTCGTGGTGCTTGCCGCCGAAGTACTGCACCACCCGCGTCCAGTAGATGTCCGCCAGCAGGCCGCCGTAGCCGAGGCTGAGGCGCTTGACGATCATGGGAGACGGAATGTAAAGCACATCGCGCGCCGTCGTGCCAAGGCGCAGGTCGTCAAGCCGTCGCACCATCAACACGACCCCCGCCATGCTGGCCAGCAGCACCGCAGTTCCGACCAGCGTGATGGCGCGGCGCGAGTTCATTTCAGGTCGCGGCGCTCGAAGATGATGACGGCTGCGCTGACTGCCGCGGCAGCGTAGAGCAATGCATAGGCCGTATTGAACAGCACGAGCGTGCCGGCTACGGCTTCTCCATGGGCGACGGGCGTGATCACGTTGAGGGCGGCGAAGTTCGGGACCAGGTGCGCCAGGCCGATCGCCATCCAACGCGCCGGCGGCCTGGCCATCGCGGCGAAGGCGCGCAAATCCTCGGCGAAGGTCCCAATGATGAACATGGCCAGGGCGAACACCGCCGACAGGATGGGGGACGAGAACGAGGAGAAGAACAGGGCGATGGCCGTCACCACGATGAATCCCAGAACAATGAAGTAGATCGCCACCAGGATGTAGGCGTCGGGGCGGCTGAAGCCGTGGGCGACGAAGAGCAGGGAGCCGAAGACTCCGATCGCCA includes:
- a CDS encoding type II secretion system F family protein, producing MAEYLIRMADERGQVLEHVEHSHSEAELRDRYSQQGYLVYSIKPRGLFAGGELRLGANRVREDEFLIFNAQFLTLIHAGLPILTALELLHRRQRNRFFRELLEDVRDRLRSGESLSQAFEAQGIFPKIYTTTLLAGEKSGNLDEVLGRYISFQRVAMSVRKKLLASLVYPALLLILVTVMLTFLVTFVVPQFANLYSQLNAQLPASTQIMLTVGVTVQKWFPAILLGILVVVFLLWRWNRSARGAEAMDRFRLKLPLVGAIWLKYQVAMFARMLSTLLAGGLPLVPALQTAGASMQSRLVANGITESAQRVREGAPLSRSLEETKVIPNLAVEMIEVGESTGALPSMLNSVADFYEEDVSTSVAAALTLIEPVILIFMGLIVVFVLISLYMPIFSLGASGIH
- the lolA gene encoding outer membrane lipoprotein chaperone LolA — protein: MKKLTFALFVFLGVTAAGSRAGEVQRVADNVDRRYNRLSTLTTDFTETYKGAGMQRTESGTLALKKPGKMRWDYLQPREKLFVTDGKKAYFYVPGEPQARQAPMKKLDDLRSPLRYLLGKTRLQKEFEGLTLADVVPAQAGDVVLQGVPRGMADRVRRVLLEVGPDGSIHRIVAEEVDGSTTEFCFSNQREDVALPDAKFQFHVPPGVEIIQAEDVGEY
- a CDS encoding tetratricopeptide repeat protein, with product MNSRRAITLVGTAVLLASMAGVVLMVRRLDDLRLGTTARDVLYIPSPMIVKRLSLGYGGLLADIYWTRVVQYFGGKHHERSMEYKLLDPLLDITTTLDPQLVPAYEFGATFLAQKPPEGAGDPDRAVALVEKGIRANPRSWRLYYNLGYIEYIERKDYTAAARAFERGTQVPGAHPWMKIMAAIMAQHGGEIGTARFLWQHIYESTEDKMIKENAVKHLVALQVDEAVPYLEALLRQYHENTGKQAGSWFEMISSGYLKGMPADPLGKPFKLLPGGPVEVQDPDSLPFITRGLPPGKEAPEFLKSGSK
- a CDS encoding ABC transporter permease, whose protein sequence is MSSRIAHIAYNTFREAVRDRVLYNLIFFALLMAASSILVGQISIDIERLVVINLGLTAVSLFGLAIAIFIGIGLVSKEIDKKTLYTLLSRPVRRWEFIVGKFAGLSLTLLVNTALMAIGVFGSLLFVAHGFSRPDAYILVAIYFIVLGFIVVTAIALFFSSFSSPILSAVFALAMFIIGTFAEDLRAFAAMARPPARWMAIGLAHLVPNFAALNVITPVAHGEAVAGTLVLFNTAYALLYAAAAVSAAVIIFERRDLK